In Geoalkalibacter sp., a genomic segment contains:
- the hisB gene encoding imidazoleglycerol-phosphate dehydratase HisB encodes MARSATIERKTKETDVRVRLDLDGRGENNIQSPVPFFDHMLVQIARHGFFDLEIAARGDIEIDAHHTVEDIGICLGEAFKKALGDKAGIRRYGRGTAPMHEALASVILDFSGRPFLVYNVDLPKARVGNFEVELVEEFFTAFCNHGGVNIHVNLAYGDNLHHIIEALFKAFARALDEATQIDPRIEGVLSSKGSLE; translated from the coding sequence ATGGCTCGCAGCGCCACCATCGAACGCAAGACCAAGGAAACCGATGTCCGCGTCCGTCTCGACCTCGACGGGCGCGGCGAGAACAACATCCAGAGCCCGGTGCCCTTTTTCGATCACATGCTGGTGCAGATCGCGCGCCACGGCTTTTTCGACCTGGAGATTGCCGCTCGGGGCGATATCGAGATCGATGCGCACCACACGGTGGAAGACATCGGCATCTGCCTGGGCGAGGCCTTCAAGAAGGCGCTGGGCGACAAAGCCGGCATCCGCCGCTACGGGCGCGGCACCGCGCCCATGCACGAGGCGCTCGCCTCGGTGATCCTGGATTTTTCCGGCCGTCCCTTTCTCGTGTACAACGTCGATCTGCCCAAGGCGCGGGTGGGCAACTTCGAGGTCGAGCTGGTGGAGGAATTCTTCACCGCCTTCTGCAACCACGGCGGAGTCAACATCCACGTCAATCTGGCCTACGGCGACAACCTGCATCACATCATCGAGGCGCTGTTCAAGGCCTTCGCGCGCGCGCTTGACGAAGCAACCCAGATCGATCCGCGCATCGAGGGCGTGCTGTCGAGCAAGGGGAGCCTGGAGTGA
- a CDS encoding GatB/YqeY domain-containing protein codes for MSLSEDLNAAMKEAMKAKDSLRLSAIRLIRSAIKNREIEERRELDDQGVIGVLSSLAKQRRDSAEAYRQSGREDLADKEEKELAIIQEFLPRQLSEEELRALIETAVSDSGAAGPRDMGKVMKLVTAQTTGRADGRLVSELVKARLGA; via the coding sequence ATGAGCCTGAGCGAAGATCTCAATGCCGCCATGAAGGAGGCGATGAAGGCCAAGGACAGCCTGCGCCTGAGCGCCATCCGCCTGATCCGCTCCGCCATCAAGAACCGTGAGATCGAGGAGCGCCGCGAACTCGACGATCAGGGCGTGATCGGCGTGCTGTCCTCCCTCGCCAAGCAGCGCCGCGACTCGGCCGAGGCCTATCGCCAGAGCGGTCGCGAGGATCTGGCCGACAAGGAAGAAAAGGAGCTTGCCATCATCCAGGAGTTCCTGCCGCGCCAGCTGTCCGAGGAGGAATTGCGCGCGCTCATCGAGACCGCGGTGAGCGACAGTGGTGCCGCCGGCCCTCGCGACATGGGCAAGGTGATGAAGCTGGTGACGGCGCAAACCACCGGGCGCGCCGACGGGCGGCTGGTGAGCGAACTGGTCAAGGCACGGCTCGGCGCCTGA
- the hisIE gene encoding bifunctional phosphoribosyl-AMP cyclohydrolase/phosphoribosyl-ATP diphosphatase HisIE, whose product MSLIGQLKFDAQGLIPAITRDAASGEVLMMAFMNAAALEQTLATGKVHYYSRSRRKLWMKGETSGHVQLVREIRFDCDADCLLIAVEQQGAACHTGHHSCFYRVWDKAGARVQGEKTSDPLAAYARHDILDAVYHVIQERRQNPSETSYVASLYAKGLDKILGKIGEEATETAVAGKGGDPEQVVYEVADLFFHTLVLLGYYDLPPERIYAELRRRFGLSGIEEKASRPQ is encoded by the coding sequence ATGTCTCTCATCGGCCAGCTCAAATTCGACGCCCAGGGTCTGATTCCCGCCATCACCCGCGACGCGGCGAGCGGCGAGGTGCTGATGATGGCCTTCATGAACGCCGCGGCGCTGGAGCAGACCCTCGCCACGGGCAAGGTGCATTACTATTCGCGCTCGCGGCGCAAGCTGTGGATGAAGGGCGAAACCTCGGGCCATGTGCAGCTGGTGCGTGAGATCCGTTTTGACTGCGATGCCGATTGCCTGCTGATTGCGGTGGAGCAGCAGGGAGCGGCCTGCCACACCGGCCATCACTCCTGCTTTTATCGCGTCTGGGACAAGGCGGGGGCGCGCGTCCAGGGAGAAAAAACCAGTGATCCCCTGGCCGCCTACGCGCGACACGATATCCTCGACGCCGTCTATCACGTGATCCAGGAGCGCCGCCAGAATCCCTCCGAGACATCCTATGTCGCCTCCTTGTATGCCAAGGGCCTCGACAAGATCCTCGGCAAGATCGGCGAGGAGGCGACGGAAACCGCGGTGGCCGGCAAGGGCGGCGATCCCGAGCAGGTGGTGTACGAGGTCGCCGACCTGTTTTTTCACACCCTGGTGCTGCTCGGTTACTACGATCTGCCTCCGGAGCGCATCTACGCCGAGTTGCGGCGCCGTTTCGGCCTCTCGGGGATCGAGGAGAAGGCGAGCCGCCCCCAATAA
- the hisG gene encoding ATP phosphoribosyltransferase, translating into MSDTLTFALPKGRIMKDSMELFARIGITCPEMSEDSRKLVFENREDGLRFMAVRATDVPTYVEYGCADIGVVGKDTLLEQGKDLYEPLDLKFGYCRLVVAEPRELRRNDDPANWSNIRVATKYPNITERYFAARGVQVELIKLYGSIELAPLVGLSERIVDLVSTGATLRDNGMVEVDTIAEITSRLIVNRASLKTKHQRIRKIIEGLEQVVSETARIS; encoded by the coding sequence ATGAGCGATACTCTCACCTTCGCCCTGCCCAAGGGGCGCATCATGAAGGATTCCATGGAGTTGTTCGCGCGCATCGGCATCACCTGCCCCGAGATGAGCGAGGACAGCCGCAAGCTGGTGTTCGAGAACCGCGAGGACGGCTTGCGCTTCATGGCGGTGCGCGCCACGGACGTGCCGACCTACGTGGAGTACGGCTGCGCCGATATCGGCGTGGTGGGCAAGGATACTCTGCTGGAGCAGGGCAAGGATCTCTACGAGCCCCTGGATCTCAAATTCGGCTACTGCCGGCTGGTGGTGGCCGAGCCCAGGGAGCTGCGGCGCAACGACGATCCGGCCAACTGGTCGAACATTCGCGTCGCCACCAAGTATCCCAACATCACCGAGCGCTATTTCGCCGCGCGCGGCGTGCAGGTCGAATTGATCAAGCTCTACGGCTCCATCGAACTGGCGCCCCTGGTGGGGCTTTCCGAGCGCATCGTCGATCTGGTGTCCACCGGCGCGACCCTGCGCGACAACGGCATGGTCGAGGTGGACACCATCGCCGAGATCACCAGCCGCCTCATCGTCAACCGCGCCAGCCTCAAGACCAAGCACCAGCGCATCCGCAAGATCATCGAGGGGCTGGAGCAGGTGGTGAGCGAAACAGCCCGCATCTCCTAG
- the hisH gene encoding imidazole glycerol phosphate synthase subunit HisH has protein sequence MSRITIIDYGMGNLRSVHKAFEQLGFSACVTDDPKTLAQAGHLVLPGVGAFKDCMDQLRAGGFIEPIQRHVQAGRPFLGICLGLQLLFSESEEFGRHQGLDLIPGRVVRFSADMRAGGEELKVPHMGWNRIAIERPAPIYRGVQEGAFVYFVHSYYVVPEDPAVVATTTDYGIRFCSSIWRDNLMATQFHPEKSQQVGLAILKNFGEL, from the coding sequence GTGAGCCGCATCACCATCATCGATTACGGCATGGGCAACCTGCGCTCGGTGCACAAGGCCTTCGAGCAGTTGGGTTTCAGCGCCTGCGTGACGGACGATCCCAAGACTCTGGCGCAGGCCGGTCATCTGGTGCTGCCCGGTGTCGGCGCCTTTAAGGACTGCATGGATCAGCTGCGGGCGGGCGGTTTCATCGAGCCCATTCAACGCCACGTGCAGGCCGGCCGCCCCTTTCTCGGCATTTGCCTGGGCCTGCAGCTGCTGTTCAGCGAAAGCGAGGAATTCGGCCGGCATCAGGGCCTGGATCTCATCCCCGGCCGCGTGGTGCGCTTTTCGGCGGACATGCGGGCCGGCGGCGAGGAACTCAAGGTGCCGCACATGGGCTGGAACCGTATCGCCATCGAGCGCCCCGCGCCCATTTATCGCGGTGTGCAGGAGGGCGCCTTCGTCTATTTCGTCCATTCCTACTACGTGGTGCCCGAGGATCCCGCGGTGGTGGCGACCACCACCGATTACGGCATCCGTTTCTGCTCCAGCATCTGGCGCGACAATCTCATGGCCACCCAGTTCCACCCGGAGAAAAGTCAGCAGGTGGGCCTGGCCATCCTCAAGAATTTCGGAGAGTTGTAA
- a CDS encoding endonuclease MutS2 produces MDEATLRILEFDKVRGLLAGLTQTAPGGELARALRPLAERRAVEEALGETAEMQVLHDQRGRPPLGGTRELREHLRRLATAGAFLPPDALLEVLSSIDAAADCRRYLAAAEAAPRLFEKSRGLEVPETLRRLLRDSIGARGEILDGASFALADIRRNLRLTRERIRRVLEALLNDERLAGAFQERLITERNGRYVVPVRADHRGQVKGFIHDESASGQTLFVEPAQTLSDNNALQALLREEKREEERILRRLADEVREHAPQLVANQRLLALFDLRAAAARFALATAAAAPRLEDQPRIALRAARHPLLLLGPDGRPRTAPAVPVDLLLGAEGDTLIISGPNTGGKTVALKTLGLLTLMVRCGLPVPCHPDSSLHLFGKIFADIGDEQSIEASLSTFSGHLLRLRAVLEQADGDSLVLLDELGTGTDPAEGGALAMAVLDALRGRGARTVVTTHLNLVKGYALLNAGVENAAVSFDHETLRPTYRLHYGAPGASSAFTIARTLGFDEAVLRRAESYLGVEEREGLAILEELHRRSQRLEEDLGETRRLHDQARAERDKRRRLLEDIEQGRQAILEKARRRGEELVRRAEARVKQLLKEARELSGSTAEAARLSGEMRQVREALRQETAAKPGQGRVPREVSVGELLRIPALGGDAEVVRVVGAEVELVLHGKKLRQPLAALEQYQPPRFAKKRPGVGWVRSRVERAVCETRLKLVGARIDDALPLLQRFLDDALLHGLREVEVVHGAGSGALRKAVREFLAAQAEVESFHAAELERGGDNLTIVRLRGA; encoded by the coding sequence ATGGATGAAGCAACCCTGCGGATTCTTGAATTCGACAAGGTCCGCGGTCTGCTTGCCGGTTTGACCCAGACCGCGCCGGGTGGCGAGCTGGCGCGGGCGCTGCGGCCGCTCGCCGAGCGCCGCGCGGTCGAGGAGGCCCTGGGCGAAACGGCGGAAATGCAGGTGCTGCACGACCAGCGCGGCCGGCCGCCCCTGGGCGGCACCCGCGAGTTGCGCGAACATCTGCGACGGCTGGCCACAGCCGGGGCTTTTCTGCCGCCGGACGCCCTGCTTGAGGTGCTCTCGAGCATCGACGCGGCGGCGGATTGCCGACGCTATCTCGCGGCCGCCGAAGCGGCGCCGCGGCTCTTTGAAAAATCGCGTGGCCTGGAGGTTCCCGAAACTCTGCGCCGCCTGCTGCGCGACAGCATCGGCGCGCGCGGCGAGATTCTCGATGGGGCCTCCTTTGCCCTGGCCGACATCCGCCGCAATCTGCGCCTGACCCGCGAGCGCATTCGGCGCGTGCTCGAAGCCCTGCTCAACGACGAGCGGCTGGCGGGCGCTTTTCAGGAGCGGCTGATCACCGAGCGCAACGGCCGTTACGTGGTGCCGGTGCGCGCCGACCATCGCGGCCAGGTCAAGGGCTTCATCCACGATGAGTCGGCCAGCGGCCAAACCCTGTTCGTCGAGCCGGCGCAGACGCTTTCCGACAACAACGCCCTGCAGGCTTTGCTGCGCGAAGAAAAACGCGAGGAAGAGCGCATCCTGCGCCGTTTGGCCGACGAGGTTCGGGAGCATGCGCCGCAGCTCGTCGCCAACCAGCGGCTGCTGGCGCTGTTCGACCTGCGCGCCGCCGCCGCGCGCTTCGCCCTGGCCACCGCCGCCGCGGCGCCGCGTCTGGAAGACCAGCCGCGGATCGCCCTGCGCGCGGCGCGCCACCCCTTGCTGTTGCTCGGGCCCGACGGGCGGCCAAGGACGGCGCCGGCCGTGCCCGTCGATCTGCTGCTGGGTGCCGAAGGGGATACCCTGATCATCAGCGGTCCCAACACCGGCGGCAAGACGGTGGCGCTCAAGACCCTGGGCCTGCTCACCCTGATGGTACGCTGCGGTCTGCCGGTGCCCTGTCATCCCGACAGCAGCCTGCACCTGTTCGGCAAAATTTTTGCCGATATCGGCGACGAGCAGAGCATCGAGGCGAGCCTTTCCACCTTCTCGGGGCATCTGCTGCGCCTGCGCGCGGTGCTCGAACAAGCCGACGGCGATTCCCTGGTGTTGCTTGATGAGTTGGGAACCGGCACCGATCCGGCCGAGGGCGGCGCCCTGGCCATGGCGGTACTCGATGCCCTGCGCGGACGGGGCGCGCGCACGGTGGTGACCACCCATCTCAATCTGGTGAAGGGCTACGCCCTGCTCAATGCGGGGGTGGAAAACGCCGCGGTGAGTTTCGACCATGAAACCCTGCGGCCGACCTACCGCCTGCATTACGGCGCTCCCGGCGCGAGCAGCGCCTTCACCATCGCCCGCACCCTGGGTTTCGACGAGGCGGTGCTGCGGCGCGCGGAGTCCTACCTCGGCGTCGAGGAGCGCGAGGGGTTGGCGATTCTCGAGGAACTGCACCGTCGTTCCCAGCGTCTCGAAGAGGATCTTGGCGAGACGCGGCGACTGCACGATCAGGCACGGGCCGAGCGGGACAAGCGCCGCCGCCTGCTGGAGGACATCGAGCAGGGTCGACAGGCGATTCTGGAAAAGGCGCGGCGGCGCGGCGAGGAGTTGGTGCGGCGCGCCGAGGCGCGGGTCAAGCAGTTGCTGAAAGAGGCGCGGGAACTGTCCGGCTCCACCGCCGAGGCGGCGCGCCTGAGCGGCGAGATGCGGCAGGTGCGCGAGGCTTTGCGGCAGGAAACGGCGGCCAAGCCCGGTCAGGGGCGGGTGCCGCGCGAGGTGAGCGTGGGCGAACTGCTGCGCATTCCGGCCCTGGGCGGCGATGCCGAGGTGGTGCGGGTGGTCGGCGCCGAGGTCGAGTTGGTGCTGCACGGCAAGAAATTGCGCCAGCCGCTCGCGGCGCTGGAGCAGTATCAGCCGCCGCGCTTTGCCAAGAAAAGACCGGGCGTCGGCTGGGTGCGCAGTCGCGTGGAGCGCGCGGTCTGCGAGACGCGCCTCAAGCTGGTGGGTGCGCGCATCGACGACGCCCTGCCGCTTTTGCAGCGCTTTCTCGACGATGCCCTGTTGCACGGCCTGCGCGAGGTCGAGGTGGTTCACGGCGCCGGCAGCGGCGCCTTGCGAAAAGCGGTGCGCGAATTTCTCGCCGCCCAGGCCGAGGTGGAATCCTTTCATGCCGCCGAGCTTGAGCGCGGCGGCGACAATCTGACCATCGTGCGGTTGCGGGGGGCATGA
- the hisA gene encoding 1-(5-phosphoribosyl)-5-[(5-phosphoribosylamino)methylideneamino]imidazole-4-carboxamide isomerase gives MLVIPAIDLKEGRCVRLEQGLMDKDTVYNDDPAAQARIWQEQGAELLHIVDLDGAFAGVPKNRAAIQAIVSALEIPAQIGGGIRDLPTIEGYLQLGIKRVILGTVAKENPALVKEACRLFPGAIVVGIDAKEGFVAVRGWAEVTRKKADELAKELEGYGVEAIIYTDIARDGMMQGPNLQTTGDLARAIRIPVIASGGVSRLEDIRNLARLEADGVVGAITGKAIYSGALDLREAIRVARGLA, from the coding sequence ATGCTCGTCATTCCCGCCATTGATCTGAAGGAAGGCCGCTGCGTGCGTCTGGAGCAGGGGCTCATGGACAAGGACACGGTCTACAACGACGACCCGGCCGCCCAGGCGCGCATCTGGCAGGAACAGGGCGCCGAGTTGCTGCACATCGTTGATCTCGACGGCGCCTTCGCCGGGGTGCCGAAAAACCGCGCGGCCATTCAGGCGATTGTTTCCGCGCTGGAGATCCCGGCGCAGATCGGCGGCGGCATCCGCGATCTGCCAACCATCGAGGGCTACCTGCAACTGGGCATCAAGCGTGTCATTCTCGGCACCGTGGCCAAGGAAAACCCGGCCTTGGTGAAGGAGGCCTGTCGCCTGTTTCCCGGGGCCATCGTCGTTGGCATCGACGCCAAGGAGGGCTTCGTCGCGGTGCGCGGCTGGGCCGAGGTGACGCGCAAGAAAGCCGATGAGCTGGCCAAGGAGCTCGAAGGCTACGGCGTCGAGGCGATCATCTACACCGATATCGCCCGCGACGGCATGATGCAGGGGCCCAATCTGCAAACCACCGGCGATCTGGCGCGCGCCATCCGTATTCCGGTCATCGCCTCGGGGGGCGTGTCGCGCCTGGAGGACATTCGCAATCTGGCGCGGCTCGAAGCCGATGGGGTGGTCGGCGCCATCACCGGCAAGGCCATTTACAGCGGTGCCCTGGATCTGCGCGAGGCGATCCGGGTGGCGCGCGGCCTTGCCTGA
- a CDS encoding CvpA family protein — translation MNYFDIAILVVLVAFLLKGLMRGLLKELCSLAGLLLGGIVAFRFHTPLAQWLLDSAGLPSPLAVGAAFLALFLLVVVFFSVMGFVLSRFVRLVFLGGFNRMLGALFGFGEGVVLLALVLFALSLGPLPGFLHTGFAGSQLTPPFVELGEAVFRGGKDLLNGP, via the coding sequence ATGAACTATTTCGATATCGCCATCCTGGTGGTCCTGGTCGCGTTCCTGCTGAAAGGGCTGATGCGGGGTCTGCTCAAGGAATTGTGCTCCCTGGCCGGCCTGTTGCTCGGCGGGATCGTCGCTTTTCGCTTTCATACGCCCCTTGCCCAATGGCTGCTCGATAGCGCCGGTCTGCCCTCGCCGCTGGCGGTGGGCGCGGCGTTTCTCGCCCTGTTTCTGCTGGTGGTGGTGTTTTTTTCGGTGATGGGTTTTGTGCTGTCGCGTTTCGTGCGGCTGGTTTTTCTCGGCGGCTTCAACCGCATGCTCGGCGCGCTGTTCGGTTTCGGCGAGGGCGTGGTGCTGCTCGCCCTGGTGCTGTTCGCCCTGAGCCTGGGCCCCCTGCCGGGATTTCTACACACGGGTTTTGCCGGATCGCAGCTCACTCCGCCCTTTGTCGAGTTGGGCGAAGCGGTGTTTCGCGGCGGGAAGGATCTGCTCAACGGGCCATGA
- the hisD gene encoding histidinol dehydrogenase produces the protein MRILRFNDKDFEATLARIAARGDAAQSDVSFTVQEIIDDVRRRGDSALLEYTAKFDRLSLAPATLEVSAVEMEQALAAVSEESLAALRLAAERIAAFHAKQKEQTWLCTEEEDVLLGQMVRPLDRVGIYVPGGKAAYPSSVLMNAIPAKVAGVAEVVMVVPMPGGEINPHVLAAAHLAGVDRVFKVGGAQAVAALAFGTQSVPRVDKITGPGNIYVATAKQQVFGQVDIDMIAGPSEILIINDGSGDPAHLAADLLGQAEHDELASSILITTDEKMAKKVAKEVEKQLRDLSRETIARASIEQFGAILIARDLDEAIAFSNRIAPEHLELAVDNPFEILPRIRHAGAIFLGHHTPEAAGDYLAGPNHTLPTGGTARFFSPLSTNDFVKKSSLVSFSRKGLERLGRQIAHIAELEGLEAHARSVTIRLGK, from the coding sequence ATGCGCATTCTTCGGTTTAACGACAAGGATTTTGAGGCGACCCTCGCGCGGATCGCGGCGCGCGGCGATGCGGCGCAGAGCGATGTGTCCTTCACCGTGCAGGAGATCATCGACGACGTACGCCGCCGCGGCGATTCGGCTCTGCTGGAATATACCGCGAAGTTCGACCGTCTAAGCCTGGCTCCCGCCACTTTGGAGGTCAGCGCCGTAGAGATGGAACAGGCCCTGGCGGCGGTGAGCGAGGAATCCCTCGCGGCCCTGCGCCTGGCGGCCGAGCGCATCGCCGCCTTTCACGCCAAGCAAAAGGAGCAGACCTGGCTCTGCACCGAGGAGGAGGACGTGCTCCTCGGCCAGATGGTGCGGCCCCTGGATCGGGTGGGGATCTACGTGCCCGGCGGCAAGGCCGCCTACCCCTCCTCGGTGCTGATGAACGCCATCCCGGCCAAGGTCGCCGGGGTGGCCGAGGTGGTGATGGTCGTGCCCATGCCCGGCGGCGAAATCAATCCCCATGTGCTGGCCGCGGCGCATCTGGCCGGGGTCGATCGCGTCTTCAAGGTGGGCGGCGCCCAGGCGGTGGCGGCCCTGGCCTTCGGCACGCAGAGCGTGCCGCGCGTCGACAAGATCACCGGCCCCGGCAACATTTACGTCGCCACCGCCAAGCAGCAGGTGTTCGGCCAGGTGGATATCGACATGATCGCCGGGCCCAGCGAAATCCTCATCATCAATGACGGCAGCGGCGATCCGGCGCATCTGGCCGCCGATCTCCTCGGCCAGGCCGAGCATGATGAGCTGGCCTCCTCGATTCTGATTACGACCGACGAAAAAATGGCGAAGAAGGTGGCCAAGGAGGTGGAAAAGCAGCTCCGCGATCTCTCGCGCGAAACCATCGCGCGCGCCTCCATCGAGCAGTTCGGCGCGATTCTCATCGCCCGCGACCTCGACGAGGCGATTGCTTTTTCCAACCGCATCGCGCCCGAGCACCTGGAGCTGGCGGTGGACAATCCCTTCGAGATTCTGCCGCGCATCCGTCATGCCGGGGCGATCTTTCTCGGACATCACACCCCCGAGGCGGCCGGCGATTACCTGGCCGGTCCCAACCACACCCTGCCCACGGGCGGCACGGCGCGCTTTTTCTCGCCGCTGTCGACCAACGACTTCGTCAAGAAATCGAGCCTCGTCTCCTTTTCCCGCAAGGGATTGGAGCGGCTGGGACGGCAGATCGCGCACATCGCCGAACTGGAAGGGCTTGAGGCCCATGCCCGCTCGGTGACGATCCGTTTGGGGAAATAA
- the hisF gene encoding imidazole glycerol phosphate synthase subunit HisF, whose amino-acid sequence MLTKRIIPCLDVKDGRVVKGVQFVELRDAGDPVEAAQAYDAQGADELTFLDITASSDKRGIILDVVARTAERVFMPLTVGGGVREIADIRNLLNAGADKVSINTAAVHRPEFVKEAAERFGSQCIVVAIDARRVPDSDPLAWEVYTHGGRNATGIDVLEWAARMERYGAGEILLTSMDKDGTKDGYDIALTRAVSDRVRIPVIASGGVGNLEHIREGLVDGGASAALAASIFHFREHTIGECKEYLRAHGVPVRL is encoded by the coding sequence ATGCTGACCAAACGCATCATTCCCTGTCTCGACGTCAAGGACGGCCGCGTGGTCAAGGGCGTGCAGTTTGTTGAACTGCGCGATGCCGGCGACCCGGTGGAGGCGGCTCAGGCCTACGACGCCCAGGGCGCCGACGAGCTGACTTTTCTCGACATCACCGCCTCCAGCGACAAGCGCGGCATCATTCTCGATGTGGTGGCGCGCACCGCCGAGCGGGTCTTCATGCCGCTCACCGTGGGCGGCGGGGTGCGCGAAATCGCCGACATCCGCAATCTGCTCAACGCCGGCGCCGACAAGGTCTCCATCAACACCGCCGCCGTGCACCGCCCCGAATTCGTCAAGGAGGCCGCCGAGCGCTTCGGTTCCCAGTGCATCGTGGTCGCCATCGACGCGCGCCGCGTGCCGGACAGCGATCCTTTGGCCTGGGAGGTTTACACCCACGGCGGACGCAACGCCACCGGCATCGACGTGCTGGAATGGGCGGCGCGCATGGAGCGCTACGGCGCCGGAGAAATCCTGCTCACCTCCATGGACAAGGACGGCACCAAGGACGGCTACGACATCGCCCTGACCCGCGCGGTCAGCGACCGGGTGCGCATTCCGGTGATCGCCTCGGGCGGCGTCGGCAATCTGGAGCACATCCGCGAGGGGCTGGTGGACGGCGGCGCCAGTGCCGCCCTGGCGGCAAGTATTTTCCACTTCCGCGAGCATACCATCGGCGAATGCAAGGAGTACCTGCGCGCCCACGGGGTGCCGGTGCGGCTTTGA
- the murA gene encoding UDP-N-acetylglucosamine 1-carboxyvinyltransferase yields the protein MDKIIIHGGKRLKGEVQVSGAKNSALPLLFATLLAPGVHRVSNVPHLRDIDTAEKLLSILGARVERENGTFAVDASSIESIEAPYDLVRTMRASVLVLGPLLARCGHARVSLPGGCAIGARPINLHLKGFEALGAKITLDHGYVEARARGGLRGGRIRFDIPTVGGTENLLMAATLAKGTTVIENAACEPEIVDLAEALTKMGARIQGAGTDTISIEGVRELQPFEHAVMPDRIEAGTFLVAAAMTRGDVRVRGLCAAHQEALVLKLREAGVEVGGADDELRVKGPRKILPVDIRTCPYPGFPTDMQAQFMALMTLAEGASVISENVFENRFMHVCELQRMGADIAIDGHTAVVRGVKKLLGAPVMATDLRASASLVLAGLAADNTTEVSRIYHLDRGYERIEEKLKALGADIERVKE from the coding sequence TTGGATAAGATCATCATCCACGGCGGTAAGCGTCTCAAGGGCGAGGTGCAGGTCAGCGGCGCCAAGAATTCGGCGTTGCCGCTGCTCTTCGCCACCCTGCTCGCACCGGGGGTGCATCGGGTCAGCAACGTGCCGCACCTGCGCGACATCGACACGGCGGAGAAGCTGCTGAGCATTCTCGGCGCGCGCGTGGAGCGTGAAAACGGCACCTTCGCCGTCGATGCCTCCTCCATCGAAAGCATCGAGGCCCCCTATGATCTGGTGCGCACCATGCGCGCCTCGGTGCTGGTGCTCGGCCCCCTGCTGGCGCGGTGCGGTCACGCGCGTGTCAGCCTGCCGGGCGGCTGCGCCATCGGCGCGCGCCCCATCAATCTGCATCTCAAGGGCTTTGAGGCCCTGGGGGCGAAAATCACCCTGGATCACGGCTATGTGGAGGCACGGGCGCGCGGTGGCCTGCGGGGCGGGCGCATCCGCTTCGACATTCCCACCGTGGGCGGCACGGAAAATCTGCTCATGGCCGCGACCCTGGCCAAGGGCACCACGGTGATCGAGAACGCCGCCTGCGAGCCGGAAATCGTCGATCTGGCCGAGGCCCTGACCAAAATGGGCGCGCGCATCCAGGGCGCGGGCACCGATACGATCAGCATCGAGGGCGTGCGCGAGTTGCAACCCTTCGAGCACGCGGTGATGCCCGATCGCATCGAGGCCGGCACCTTCCTGGTCGCCGCCGCCATGACCCGCGGCGACGTGCGGGTGCGCGGCCTGTGCGCCGCCCACCAGGAGGCCCTGGTGCTCAAGCTGCGCGAAGCGGGCGTCGAGGTCGGCGGCGCGGACGATGAGTTGCGCGTCAAGGGGCCGCGCAAGATCCTGCCCGTGGATATCCGCACCTGTCCCTATCCGGGCTTTCCCACCGACATGCAGGCGCAGTTCATGGCGCTGATGACCCTGGCCGAGGGCGCCAGCGTCATCAGCGAGAACGTCTTCGAGAATCGTTTCATGCACGTCTGCGAGTTGCAGCGCATGGGCGCCGACATCGCCATCGACGGCCATACCGCCGTGGTGCGCGGGGTCAAGAAGCTGCTCGGTGCTCCGGTCATGGCCACCGATCTGCGCGCCAGCGCCTCCCTGGTGCTGGCCGGGCTGGCGGCCGACAACACCACCGAGGTCTCGCGCATCTATCATCTCGACCGCGGCTACGAGCGCATCGAGGAAAAGCTCAAGGCGCTGGGCGCCGACATCGAGCGCGTCAAGGAGTAA